Proteins from a genomic interval of Phlebotomus papatasi isolate M1 chromosome 3, Ppap_2.1, whole genome shotgun sequence:
- the LOC129807618 gene encoding putative peptidyl-prolyl cis-trans isomerase dodo, with protein sequence MADSTEEVIPAGWEKRLSRSTGMHYYLNVHTKESQWDLPTAPAEPASTQGPTNIQCSHLLVKHAKSRRPSSWRQENITRSKEEAQKILEGYLQQVQSGEATLQELAQKFSDCSSAKRGGDLGSFGRGVMQKAFEEAAFALKVGELSGIVDTDSGLHIIQRTL encoded by the exons ATGGCAGATTCCACTGAAGAAGTTATTCCCGCTGGTTGGGAGAAGAGATTGAGTCGATCAACTG GAATGCACTACTATTTGAATGTGCACACCAAAGAATCGCAATGGGATCTACCAACAGCACCGGCTGAACCCGCATCAACACAGGGCCCAACAAACATTCAATGTTCTCACTTGTTGGTCAAGCATGCCAAGAGCCGGCGACCCAGTTCTTGGCGCCAAGAAAACATCACACGTTCCAAGGAGGAGGCACAGAAAATCCTCGAAGGCTATCTCCAGCAGGTTCAGTCTGGTGAAGCAACATTGCAGGAATTGGCTCAGAAGTTCTCTGACTGTAGCTCAGCCAAAAGGGGAGGAGATTTGGGTAGCTTTGGTCGTGGTGTCATGCAAAAAGCCTTCGAAGAGGCTGCTTTCGCCCTCAAAGTAGGTGAACTTTCTGGCATCGTGGACACTGATTCCGGCCTCCACATTATTCAACggacactttaa
- the LOC129807612 gene encoding protein penguin: MTTISAEKRKNDSGEESQSKKIKQVSKFSGKFEKRPFKDAKTRLPGKPGKFHGKGERKFSADKGFVNKTSGQDKQDWKAYKQQKKELRIKRKEKQKTKDLMDVMNEAKQIYEKLKCKTTKGRVEMATKLHNLLKGDDKYSKMVLSHDTARVVQCLLKVAPAAIRSEIFEKLSGSLPSMAMSKYAHFCVLAMLKHGSAETRERLIEALYGNYVKLCTHSFGHIIVDSIYMTWATAQQKSSMRQEFYSELYRRDKDSKVKCLVDTFKDAPHMKNVVLGTLKQHIVKAVNKKLVDNSLFHGILVEYLMECSEEDKLEMAIAFSGLLASLASTREGTRAATLCFWYGTAKERRSALKHLKEHVEKICVHEFGYYLILAILHTIDDTKMLKKTLLDTIVNKVEAVVQHEGGRKIVEWMIQPGDTNNFHPSITATLNEGLKYSKKDVAVRQTEILEACHRDLVNAVAANANFWLSNGHIARTTATILLARENEKTPEAFQSLVKVISNPNWTLAPLEKAQTEENEESDEEKPKKKKFKKVKNPLVKHQVLEMAEECPVIGVEDAGLHIVLKKLIKNPNFSSILVENLAEVTLVKWLPINRACFLLADLLKSATDSDKLREILRERRDLIKSQKSSGASVLLEKIQ; encoded by the exons atgACTACAATTAGTGCGGAGAAGCGTAAAAATGATTCGGGAGAAGAATCCCAAAGTAAGAAGATTAAGCAGGTATCAAAGTTTagtggaaaatttgaaaaaagaccTTTCAAAGATGCAAAAACAAGGTTGCCGGGAAAGCCGGGAAAGTTTCATGGTAAAGGAGAGAGGAAGTTCTCTGCTGATAAGGGTTTTGTCAATAAAACTTCAGGACAAGATAAACAGGATTGGAAAGCATATAAGCAGCAAAAGAAAGAACTACGTATTAAACGGAAGGAAAAGCAAAAAACCAAGGATCTCATGGATGTAATGAATGAAGCTAAGCAAATCTACGAGAAGTTGAAAtg taaaactacCAAGGGAAGAGTGGAGATGGCTACGAAACTTCACAATCTCCTCAAGGGTGATGATAAGTACAGCAAAATGGTTTTAAGTCACGATACAGCTCGTGTTGTCCAGTGCCTTCTAAAAGTAGCTCCGGCAGCAATTCGGTCAGAGATTTTTGAGAAGCTCTCAGGGAGCTTACCATCAATGGCAATGTCTAAATACGCCCATTTTTGTGTCTTGGCAATGCTTAAGCATGGATCAGCAGAGACACGTGAGCGTTTAATTGAAGCTCTGTATGGGAACTACGTAAAGCTCTGTACTCACTCCTTTGGCCACATCATTGTCGATTCCATTTACATGACTTGGGCCACTGCTCAGCAGAAATCGTCAATGCGACAGGAATTTTACAGTGAATTGTACAGAAGAGATAAGGATTCCAAAGTGAAATGTCTGGTGGATACATTTAAAGATGCTCCACACATGAAAAACGTTGTTCTAGGAACTCTTAAGCAGCACATTGTGAAGGCTGTTAACAAGAAACTTGTGGACAATAGTTTGTTCCATGGAATTCTTGTGGAATATCTGATGGAGTGTTCAGAGGAGGATAAACTGGAAATGGCTATTGCTTTTAGTGGTCTCTTGGCATCACTCGCAAGTACACGGGAAGGTACCAGAGCAGCCACTTTGTGTTTTTGGTATGGGACAGCCAAAGAACGTCGTTCGGCACTGAAGCACCTTAAGGAACATGTGGAGAAAATCTGTGTTCATGAATTTGGGTATTATCTGATCTTGGCTATTCTGCACACCATCGATGATACCAAGATGCTGAAGAAGACCCTTTTGGATACAATTGTGAATAAAGTTGAGGCAGTTGTTCAGCACGAAGGTGGCCGGAAGATTGTTGAATGGATGATACAGCCAGGAGATACCAACAATTTTCATCCATCGATAACGGCTACACTCAACGAAGGTCTCAAGTACTCCAAGAAAGATGTGGCTGTTCGTCAGACGGAAATTCTGGAGGCTTGCCATAGAGATCTAGTAAATGCAGTGGCGGCTAATGCGAATTTTTGGCTATCAAATGGTCATATTGCACGAACAACGGCCACTATTTTGTTGGCCAGAGAGAATGAAAAAACCCCTGAGGCTTTTCAGAGCTTGGTGAAAGTCATTAGCAATCCCAACTGGACACTAGCCCCACTGGAAAAGGCACAAACAGAGGAAAATGAGGAATCAGATGAAGAGAAgccaaaaaagaagaaatttaagAAGGTAAAGAATCCTTTAGTGAAACATCAGGTGCTGGAAATGGCAGAGGAATGTCCTGTGATTGGAGTGGAGGATGCTGGGCTTCACATTGTGCTGAAAAAATTGATCAAGAATccaaatttttcctcaattcTTGTAGAAAATTTGGCAGAGGTTACG ttgGTGAAGTGGCTGCCCATCAACAGAGCATGTTTTTTACTGGCTGATCTCCTGAAGAGCGCCACAGATTCAGACAAATTGAGAGAAATATTGAGAGAACGCCGGGATCTGATTAAAAGTCAAAAATCCTCTGGAGCGAGTGTATTGTtagagaaaattcaataa
- the LOC129807607 gene encoding stress-induced-phosphoprotein 1, giving the protein MEDQINALKEKGNAALAAGKHDEAIVAYTEALTLNDQNYVIYSNRSAAYVKAGKYQEALQDAQKTVSLNPTWAKGYSRLGTALSFLDRTMEAYEAYNKGLQYDRSNAALLTGLDEMKKRLLSDLASEVPMDVDPPKAKPPPAKATTKPEPKVDENLPENKRLARREKELGNEAYRKRDFEKAIQHYEAAIQHDSTDITFYNNLAAVHFEKRDYQKCIAECEKGIAIGRENRADFKLIAKAFSRIGNAYRKLEDWKSAKTYYEKSMSEHRTPEVKTVLSEIEKKIKEEERKAYIDPAKAEEEKEKGNEAFKKAEYSVAVKHYTEAIKRNPDDPKLYSNRAACYTKLAAFDLGLKDCETCVKLDDKFIKGWIRKGKILQGMQQQSKALQAYQKALELDPSNAEALEGYRTCTMAVNSNPEEVLKKAMSDPEVQQILQDPAMRLILDQMQEDPKAVQEHLKNPAIASKIQKLLECGIIKIH; this is encoded by the exons ATGGAAGAT caaattaATGCGCTCAAGGAGAAAGGGAATGCTGCCTTAGCTGCTGGGAAACACGATGAAGCCATTGTGGCTTATACGGAAGCTCTAACTCTCAATGACCAAAACTACGTAATATACAGCAATCGATCTGCGGCATATGTGAAGGCCGGCAAATATCAAGAGGCTCTGCAAGATGCCCAGAAGACTGTTAGCCTCAATCCAACATGGGCTAAGGGATACTCAAGATTAGGCACTGCCCTAAGTTTCCTCGATCGAACAATGGAGGCATATGAAGCATACAACAAGGGATTGCAATATGATCGGAGCAATGCTGCTTTGCTAACTGGGCTGGATGAGATGAAGAAGCGCTTATTGAGTGATCTTGCCAGTGAAGTACCCATGGATGTGGATCCTCCCAAGGCAAAACCTCCACCAGCCAAAGCTACCACTAAGCCAGAGCCCAAAGTTGATGAGAATCTGCCTGAAAATAAACGTTTAGCACGGCGTGAGAAGGAGTTGGGAAATGAAGCCTACAGGAAGCGGGACTTTGAGAAGGCCATTCAGCACTATGAAGCCGCAATTCAGCACGATTCCACGGACATAACATTCTACAACAATCTGGCTGCTGTTCACTTTGAAAAACGCGATTACCAAAAGTGCATTGCTGAATGTGAAAAGGGCATTGCAATTGGTCGCGAAAATAGGGCAGATTTCAAATTGATTGCAAAGGCATTCAGTCGTATTGGCAATGCATATAGGAAGCTTGAGGATTGGAAATCGGCTAAGACTTACTATGAAAAATCCATGTCGGAGCATAGAACGCCTGAAGTGAAAACGGTCCTCAGTGAGATTGAGAAGAAAATCAAGGAGGAAGAGAGGAAGGCATATATAGATCCGGCTAAGGCTGAAGAGGAAAAGGAAAAGGGCAATGAGGCCTTCAAGAAGGCAGAGTATAGTGTTGCTGTGAAGCACTACACAGAGGCCATCAAGAGAAATCCTGATGATCCAAAATTGTACAGTAACAGAGCAGCTTGCTACACCAAGTTGGCTGCATTTGATCTCGGCCTCAAAGACTGCGAGACATGCGTTAAGCTGGACGATAAGTTTATCAAGGGATGGATTAGAAAGGGAAAAATTCTTCAG GGAATGCAGCAGCAATCTAAGGCTCTACAGGCATATCAGAAGGCACTGGAATTGGATCCGTCAAATGCTGAAGCTCTTGAGGGATATCGCACCTGCACCATGGCTGTAAATTCCAATCCTGAGGAGGTATTGAAAAAAGCCATGTCTGACCCGGAAGTACAGCAGATCCTACAAGATCCAGCCATGCGTCTAATTCTGGACCAAATGCAGGAGGATCCTAAAGCAGTCCAAGA gCATCTCAAGAATCCAGCTATTGCCAGTAAAATCCAGAAGCTTCTCGAGTGTGGTATCATCAAGATTCACTAA